Sequence from the Nitrospiraceae bacterium genome:
CTTGGCTTTTCGACAACAGGCCCTGGGATTGTAAGGATAAGCGCAAGAGACGCAGGAAATAATATAGACAGTTCAAAAAATGGCAGATGGTTTGCTGTGTTAGGATCAGGACCAACAGGGCCTATCGATACAGCAACTAATCAGTTTCTTGCAAAATCAGACCAAAATCTTAGGCTTTTTATTCTTGATCTGAAAGGTCCTGGCTCAGGAGCTTGGACTCTTAACTCGAACTATTGGATAAAAGATACGGGAATAGCAAATGCCTTTTCAGGGTCTCTTGTAAATAGTGTTGTTGACACTCTGCAAACGCAAACTGATTATCAGGACGATGTTGTCTATTTAGGATATGTTAATAAATGCGCTGCTACTAATGGGATTTGTGTTTTGAATACATGGACAGACGGAGGAGTTCAGAGGCTGGTAACAAAAAAAGATATTAATCCTGCAAACTGGACAACAAGCAGTTTGATAAGTAATACAGGGCCTGTAACTTCTTCGATAGCTCATCTAAGAGACACAAGGAATGGGATTCTGTGGTTGTATTTCGGGACTGGAAGATACTATTACGAGCAAAATAGTGTTACAGATGATGCAGACGGTAGGAGACATCTCTTTGGGGTAAAAGAATCATGTTATTCTTTGGCAGGAGGATTTAATTCAGCATGCGGAGCTTCGAACCATCTTAATTTCTGCACAGCCCCTTGTTCAAATGCAGCATGCACAGCACCTCTGTCATGTTCAGATCTGCAAAATGTTACGGATATTGCTAATGTGCCTTCAAAAACCACTGCAAACAGCTCGAGCTTCTATGGATGGTATATTGGGATAAAGGGAACAGGGAATTATACTTTAAATGAGAACGGAACACTTGTAACAAGAGCTTACAAAGCGGAAAGGGTTATAACCGACCCCCTTGCTTCAACAACAGGGTGTGTGTATTTTACAAATTATAAACCTTATGCTGATGACTGCAGTATTGGAGGCAAGAGCAATATTGCGGTATTAGAATATGACACTGGCGGTAATCCTTTGTGTCAAGGTGTAATATTGTTACAGGTATCAACAGGCAGTATTGAGCAGCTAGGGATTCCTAGTGGGACAGGAGATACAAGATTTACTGAATATGTTGAAGGGGTGCCGCCTCCAGGACAAGGTATTTCGGTGATTGGGTCACCCCCGGCAATGAAGAGGACGATACATATTAAGAAAAAATGAAAGACAATAAAGGCATAACACTTATAGAGGTTATTGTTGTAGTGGCAATAATTGCCATTCTTATTATAGCGCTTGGGTTTTCATTTCAGGGATGGATAGGAAAATACAGGGTGGAAAGCGAAATAAAAACTCTTTATATTGATATGATGAATGCACGGGGAAGAGCCATGAACAGAAGCAGAATGCATTTTATTAACTTTCCCACTGCAACATCATATGAGATATTTGAAGACACTAACCCTGCGCCCGACGGCAATATAACACTAGAAACAGCTAATGACACAAGGGTACCCGGATTTGCTGCAGCAAAAACAGTTCTTCACCCAATAACTTGGGCAGGCGGTGTTATTAATATAGATCGAAATGGTGTAACCAGGCCAACAGTAGGTGCGCTTGGCGGCACTATTTGTATTTTTACTGATGGGCCTGATGCAGATACAGATTCTGATTTTGATCCTGATTACGATTGCATTGTGATATCTCCAACAAGAATACGTATGGGAAAAATCTCAACGCAAAATACTGCAGGAGGACTTTGCGATGACAACAACTGTATCCTGCGTTAAAAACAGGGGCTTCAGTCTGGTCGAAGTAATGATAGCTCTGGTTATTTTTCTTTTTGTTTTCCTTGCTCTAATGCAGACGGCTCTTGTGAGCATCGATTCTAATACCAGAAATTTGCTCAGGGATGAGGCAGTTGGAATCGCAGATGCAAGGATGGTGCAGCTCAGGAATCTGGCATTTACAGATGCTGCGCTTACTCAAAATTGGCCTGCCGGCGCTGTTGAAGCAGGGATACCAAGCAATGCAAGAAACCTCGGGAATATTATTTTTACTCCCAGAAGAACTATAAGGGATTTGAATGTCAGAAACAAACAAATAACAGTAACTGTCACTTGGACATGGAAAAATGAAAATTATACCCACAATATCTCAACAATAATAAGGAGTCCTCAATGATGATGAGGAGAGAAGAAGGATTTAGTCTAGTAGAGCTTCTCATTACAATGGTTATATTTGTTTTTGCTATTGCTGCGGCTTCAAGTGTTTTTACTGGTCTTTTGACCCAGTTCAAGCAGCAAAGCAAGATTGTCGAAACTAATATTGAAGGCGCTGTTGGACTTGAGTTCCTTGTATATGATCTTCAGTCAGCCGGATACGGGCTTCCATGGGCTAATCTTCCGGCTTACGCAGAAGCTACCGGAGATCCAGGAGGGCTTAATGACGCATCTGGCAGTGCACCGAAAGGAATAAATAGCGCCAATTCTTGGGATATTGTGAATGGTTCAGACAGGCTTACTATAAAAGCAGCAAATGTTTGCAATAACACTGCATGCAAGAAGTGGACGAATGTCAGGATGAATAATGTTGTTAGAGTATGGACTCCTGCTTTTGAAAGACTTGAGAACAATAACAGGGTTATTGTTATAGACCCTGGAGTTTCAGGAGCTACTATGAAAACTCTGATACAGAGTGGTGCGGCATTTTTTACTTTATATAATAATGATACTCTTAGTGATCCAGATTTTGTTCCTACAAGCCAGAACGATGCTTATTTAGTTTATGGCATTGATGATAACACAAATCTTTTAAGACCATTCAACAGGGCAGATTATTTTATATCCTATGCTAATGTTCCTGCTAGATGTGCTCCGGGCACGGGTGTTCTTCTGAAGGCAGTGTTGAATCAGGGCAATGGGAATTTTAATAATACGCCGATCCTTGATTGTGTGGCCGATATGCAGGTGAGCTTTAGGCTGGATACGGATGGAGATGGAATTCCCGATACTTCAACCAATGCCTTGGCGGGATTAGCGAATGCTTCTGATATTAGAAGCCAGGTAAAAGAAGTCAGAGTTTATATACTTGCGCACGAAGGCCAGATGGATACAAATTACACACATCCGGTTGGCACTATACAGGTAGGTGAAACTGTTGGGCTCGGTCAAAACTTTGTGCTGGGGGCAAATAGGATGAACTACCGATGGAAAATATATACTATCTTTGTAAAAACAGAGAATTTACAATGAGGAATATTGTGCACTACATATTCAAAAAGCATAAAACTAATAGTTTAACTTTTGCCTGTATCAGATCCGATCGCGGAATGGCTTTGGCAATGATCTTAGTTCTTTCAGCCATAGCGCTTATTGTCATGGCAGGTCTTGTATACATGCTTACATCAGGCACCCAAATCTCAGGTCTCCAAAGAAGATACGCAACAGCTTATGAAGCTGGAGTCGGCGGCCGAGACATTATGTATCAAGTAGTTGCAGAAAGAGGAGATCCAAATATTCCTTCATTGACAAACTTTCTTATTCCAGCAACGAATGTGGGAGGGATAAACTGTCTTACAAATAAACTCCTTAGCTATACAGCAGATTGGAACGCAGCATGCAGTAATACTCTTACAATTGACCCTTTAACAGTTACAACATTTGATGTTCGTTATGACCTTGGAAATTATAGAGTATATGCTAAAATTGTTGACACAGTATTAGGGAATTCTGCACCAGACTTTGGTCTAGCAAAAGGCTCTGTTGCTACTACAGACACTGGAGAAATAAAAGTCCCTACAAAACCATTTCTTTATTCTATCGAAATTAATTCGGAAAATATAGTTAATGCTGATGAGCGAGCTAAGATTTCAGTGCTATATGCTTATTAATTTATTCAGAAACATAGTTTATATTGTTATTTTTATTTCATTATTATCCTGCACATCTGATAAACCAGCTGGTTCGTTAACTCCAGAGGGCGAAAAGACAAAAAAAACTCAAAGAAATTACTCAATAGAGATAACTCCTTTTGAAGCAGACAAAAACACTATTTTGAATTTGGCTATATATGGATATAATTTGACTGAGGCTAAGGTTGATGTTATTGAATGGTTTGTAAATGAAACTGCTGATGCATCATCATCGCAATATCAGTTTAATCCAGTCAATGCTAAAAGAGGGGATAATATAAGTGCAAAAGTTGTGATTAATGGTAGCCCCCTTTTTTCAAACATTGTAACAATAAAAAATGCTTTACCTATAATTACAGGTGTAGATATTCGCCCAGATATTGTAAATGGAACTCCTACGCTTGCAGTTCAAGCTTCTTTTTCTGATGCGGATGAAGATGCGGTAAGCTTAAAATATAAGTGGACAGTTAATGGAGAATATGCAGGCGAAGACAAGAAAGTTAATGCGGTTCTAAAACGCGGAGACAAAATTTCTGTGCAAATAACTCCCTTTGATGGTGAAAGTTATGGCAAAACTGTTGTTATAGATCGTGAAATTTACAACATGCCTCCAATGATAGCTGAAAATAAAGAATATGAATATAATGGAAGAATTTTCAAACATCAGGTCAAGGCTTCTGATCCAGATAACGATAAACTAACTTATGAGATAAAAGATTCTCCCGAAGGGATGACAATCAATCCAGATACGGGTTTGATTTTATGGACTGTCCCCAGCGGATTTTCCGGTGATGTTTCGACCACAGTAATTGTTAAAGACGGGAATGGAGGAGTAGTTTCTAATAATTTATTTTTTAGAATTAAGTTAACACGTTAGTCTTGTTTTTTTGGTGTCCCCTGCAGTATTTTATGTTCTTCCTCTTGGAGAGAAATGATTTCAGAATTGTATTTTAGTATTTTATCATT
This genomic interval carries:
- a CDS encoding prepilin-type N-terminal cleavage/methylation domain-containing protein, coding for MKDNKGITLIEVIVVVAIIAILIIALGFSFQGWIGKYRVESEIKTLYIDMMNARGRAMNRSRMHFINFPTATSYEIFEDTNPAPDGNITLETANDTRVPGFAAAKTVLHPITWAGGVINIDRNGVTRPTVGALGGTICIFTDGPDADTDSDFDPDYDCIVISPTRIRMGKISTQNTAGGLCDDNNCILR
- a CDS encoding prepilin-type N-terminal cleavage/methylation domain-containing protein; the encoded protein is MTTTVSCVKNRGFSLVEVMIALVIFLFVFLALMQTALVSIDSNTRNLLRDEAVGIADARMVQLRNLAFTDAALTQNWPAGAVEAGIPSNARNLGNIIFTPRRTIRDLNVRNKQITVTVTWTWKNENYTHNISTIIRSPQ
- a CDS encoding PilW family protein — protein: MMMRREEGFSLVELLITMVIFVFAIAAASSVFTGLLTQFKQQSKIVETNIEGAVGLEFLVYDLQSAGYGLPWANLPAYAEATGDPGGLNDASGSAPKGINSANSWDIVNGSDRLTIKAANVCNNTACKKWTNVRMNNVVRVWTPAFERLENNNRVIVIDPGVSGATMKTLIQSGAAFFTLYNNDTLSDPDFVPTSQNDAYLVYGIDDNTNLLRPFNRADYFISYANVPARCAPGTGVLLKAVLNQGNGNFNNTPILDCVADMQVSFRLDTDGDGIPDTSTNALAGLANASDIRSQVKEVRVYILAHEGQMDTNYTHPVGTIQVGETVGLGQNFVLGANRMNYRWKIYTIFVKTENLQ
- a CDS encoding putative Ig domain-containing protein — its product is MLINLFRNIVYIVIFISLLSCTSDKPAGSLTPEGEKTKKTQRNYSIEITPFEADKNTILNLAIYGYNLTEAKVDVIEWFVNETADASSSQYQFNPVNAKRGDNISAKVVINGSPLFSNIVTIKNALPIITGVDIRPDIVNGTPTLAVQASFSDADEDAVSLKYKWTVNGEYAGEDKKVNAVLKRGDKISVQITPFDGESYGKTVVIDREIYNMPPMIAENKEYEYNGRIFKHQVKASDPDNDKLTYEIKDSPEGMTINPDTGLILWTVPSGFSGDVSTTVIVKDGNGGVVSNNLFFRIKLTR